The following proteins are encoded in a genomic region of Flammeovirga pectinis:
- a CDS encoding nucleoside recognition domain-containing protein encodes MALNYIWIFFILGAFVVALCKWVFLGDASTFAAIIESTFSMSKTAFDISIGLTGTLALWMGLMGVGEKGGAVNIMAKLVGPFFSRIFPDVPKDHPAISSMMMNFSANMLGLDNAATPLGLKAMKELQEINPKKDTASNPMIMFLVLNTSGLTLIPITVMMYRSQLGAATPTDVFIPILLTTSISSLAGLLIVSIYQKINLFDKVILAYIGGLVALIAGTITLFYNLSSEQANTVSSIAGNFILLFIITSFVGLAAYKKINAYDAFIEGAKEGFKTAVTIIPYLVAILVAIGMFRSSGALDYIMDGLKWVITTGFGINAEFVDALPVAFMKPLSGSGARGIMLDIMNSEGVDSFAGKLSSMMQGATDTTFYIIAVYFGSVNVRKTRYAITCGLFADFAGVIAAIFLAYLFF; translated from the coding sequence ATGGCATTAAATTACATTTGGATATTTTTTATACTTGGAGCTTTTGTTGTAGCACTCTGCAAATGGGTGTTTCTAGGTGATGCTTCTACATTTGCTGCTATTATTGAAAGTACTTTCAGTATGTCCAAAACAGCTTTTGATATATCAATCGGCCTAACAGGTACTCTTGCCTTATGGATGGGACTAATGGGTGTTGGAGAAAAAGGTGGCGCTGTAAATATAATGGCAAAACTTGTTGGTCCATTCTTTTCAAGAATTTTTCCTGATGTACCCAAAGATCATCCAGCAATTTCATCTATGATGATGAATTTCTCTGCAAATATGCTTGGTTTAGATAATGCAGCTACTCCTTTAGGATTAAAAGCTATGAAAGAACTTCAAGAAATTAACCCTAAAAAAGATACAGCTTCTAACCCTATGATTATGTTCTTAGTATTGAACACATCAGGGTTAACTTTAATACCAATTACAGTTATGATGTATAGGTCACAATTGGGAGCTGCTACACCAACAGATGTCTTTATACCAATATTATTAACCACGAGTATATCTTCTTTAGCTGGTCTATTGATCGTTTCAATTTATCAAAAAATAAATTTATTCGACAAAGTAATTTTAGCTTATATAGGAGGTTTAGTTGCTCTTATAGCTGGTACTATTACACTATTTTATAATTTATCAAGCGAGCAAGCCAATACTGTATCTTCTATTGCAGGTAACTTTATTCTACTTTTCATTATCACTTCATTTGTAGGTTTAGCAGCCTATAAAAAAATAAATGCCTACGATGCTTTTATTGAAGGAGCAAAAGAAGGTTTTAAAACTGCAGTTACTATTATTCCTTATCTAGTGGCCATTTTAGTTGCTATTGGAATGTTTAGATCATCTGGAGCTTTAGATTATATTATGGATGGTTTAAAATGGGTAATTACTACTGGTTTTGGTATTAATGCTGAGTTTGTAGATGCTCTCCCTGTAGCTTTTATGAAGCCATTAAGTGGTAGTGGTGCTAGAGGAATTATGTTAGATATTATGAATTCGGAAGGTGTTGACTCTTTTGCAGGTAAACTTTCTTCTATGATGCAAGGTGCTACAGACACAACTTTCTATATTATTGCAGTATACTTTGGCTCTGTCAATGTAAGAAAAACTAGGTATGCAATCACTTGTGGTTTATTTGCTGATTTTGCAGGAGTTATCGCAGCAATTTTCTTAGCATATCTTTTCTTCTAA
- a CDS encoding DUF5916 domain-containing protein, with protein sequence MKLLLLFITLLSCAIGSHLFAQNKSHRNYTTNSLGGKSITIDGKFDDPAWDAIEWADDFTQRTPIDGAAPSQKTAFKVLYDTKYIYFAIKAFDSSPDSIVKRMSRRDGFEGDFVEVNIDSYHDKTNAFSFTVSVSGVIGDEAISNNGRNWDSNWDPIWWTKTSIDEEGWNAEIRIPLSQLRFAKSDNMTWGLQVTRRLFRKEERSYWQYIPKDSPGWVFLFGELHGLQGIKPQKQLEIAPYVLGRNDRAPKEDGNPYKTGSEYSANVGVDGKIGITSDITFDFTVNPDFGQVEADPSQLNLSTFEIYLRERRPFFIEGRNTLSFDGTKSNAGGSFSRDNLIYTRRIGKKPSYEPDVEDGQYLDQPKVVPIIGAYKLTGKNKKGFAFGVMQNFTAETKAEIDTKGVKSNQIVEPFTSYLAARATQDINEGNSVIGAAFTATNRNITSDNLNFLHKNAYSGGVDFLHQWDDRSYYLQGNIMVSHIEGSTESITSTQESGRHFFQRPDANYVSVDTTATQMTGTGGYLKFGRGGGSPWQYEVGTTWRSPNFEINDIGFLNHSDLIDQWARVGFQTLQPVGVFRNINADLREYMYFDYGGNNTYFGIHGRLVLEFNNFWEFATGGSAQIKRLDNFMLRGGPAFLKPSKEEVWYNIESDDRKKISFNFGNEFAFTHNNAGFNADAWVGVNYRPINAIELQLSPFISYNRDNIQYVTTEQNNAGSNYILSRLEQHTFGLTIRGNLIIRPNLSLQYYAQPFASRGDYHDFKRVETPKASNYSDRFHQFSSDEITYNNTSEQYTVINQDGNYTFDKPDFDVIDFNSNLVLRWEYIPGCTFFAVWSQGRGDIIEPFREFSFSEIVSNIADSPSEDVFIMKLTYRFRK encoded by the coding sequence TTGAAACTTCTACTACTCTTCATTACACTACTATCTTGTGCCATAGGTTCTCATCTATTTGCACAAAATAAATCTCACCGAAACTATACCACTAATAGTTTAGGAGGTAAATCTATTACTATAGATGGTAAATTTGACGACCCTGCTTGGGATGCAATTGAATGGGCTGATGATTTTACACAAAGAACGCCTATAGATGGAGCAGCTCCTTCTCAGAAAACCGCTTTTAAAGTACTATACGATACCAAATATATTTATTTCGCAATTAAAGCTTTTGATTCATCTCCTGATAGTATAGTCAAAAGAATGTCTCGAAGAGATGGTTTTGAAGGAGACTTTGTAGAAGTAAATATTGATTCCTATCACGATAAAACCAATGCTTTTTCTTTTACAGTAAGTGTATCTGGAGTAATTGGAGATGAAGCAATCAGTAATAATGGTAGAAATTGGGACTCTAACTGGGACCCAATTTGGTGGACAAAAACATCTATTGATGAAGAGGGATGGAATGCTGAAATTCGTATTCCTTTGTCTCAGCTTCGTTTTGCTAAATCAGACAATATGACTTGGGGATTACAGGTTACAAGAAGATTGTTTAGAAAAGAAGAACGTTCTTATTGGCAGTATATCCCAAAAGATTCTCCCGGTTGGGTTTTCTTATTTGGAGAGCTTCATGGTTTACAAGGTATTAAACCTCAAAAACAATTAGAGATAGCCCCATATGTTTTAGGGAGAAATGATAGAGCCCCAAAAGAAGATGGCAACCCTTACAAAACAGGTTCTGAATATAGTGCAAATGTTGGTGTAGATGGTAAAATTGGTATTACGAGTGATATTACTTTTGACTTTACAGTTAATCCCGATTTTGGTCAGGTAGAAGCAGACCCTTCACAACTTAACCTATCGACATTCGAAATATATCTGAGAGAGAGACGGCCATTCTTTATTGAAGGTAGGAATACGCTATCTTTTGATGGTACAAAATCTAATGCAGGTGGTAGCTTTTCTAGAGATAACCTTATTTACACAAGGAGAATTGGTAAAAAACCTAGTTATGAACCAGATGTGGAAGATGGCCAGTACTTAGATCAGCCTAAAGTTGTTCCTATTATTGGAGCTTACAAGCTAACGGGAAAGAATAAAAAAGGATTTGCTTTTGGTGTAATGCAAAATTTCACTGCAGAAACAAAAGCTGAAATTGATACAAAAGGTGTAAAATCAAATCAAATAGTAGAACCTTTTACAAGTTATTTAGCTGCAAGAGCTACTCAAGATATCAACGAAGGTAATTCTGTAATTGGTGCTGCATTTACAGCTACAAATAGAAATATCACTTCAGATAATCTTAATTTCCTACATAAAAATGCATATTCGGGTGGGGTTGACTTCTTACATCAATGGGATGACAGGTCTTATTATCTTCAAGGAAACATAATGGTAAGTCATATTGAAGGTAGTACAGAATCGATTACATCAACGCAAGAATCTGGTCGACATTTCTTTCAAAGACCAGATGCAAATTATGTTTCTGTTGATACAACCGCTACACAAATGACGGGAACTGGAGGATATTTAAAATTTGGTAGAGGAGGTGGAAGTCCTTGGCAATATGAAGTTGGTACTACTTGGAGATCTCCCAATTTTGAAATTAATGATATTGGCTTTTTAAATCATTCAGATCTAATTGATCAATGGGCAAGGGTTGGTTTTCAAACACTCCAACCCGTAGGCGTATTTAGAAATATAAATGCTGACCTTAGAGAATATATGTATTTTGATTATGGTGGAAATAATACCTATTTCGGAATACATGGACGTTTAGTACTAGAATTTAATAATTTCTGGGAATTTGCTACAGGCGGTTCAGCTCAAATAAAACGTTTAGATAATTTTATGCTGAGAGGAGGCCCTGCCTTTTTAAAACCAAGTAAAGAAGAAGTCTGGTATAATATAGAAAGTGATGATAGGAAGAAAATCTCTTTCAATTTTGGGAATGAGTTTGCCTTTACACACAATAATGCTGGTTTTAATGCAGACGCTTGGGTTGGTGTAAACTACAGACCAATAAACGCTATTGAACTTCAATTATCCCCTTTTATCTCTTACAATAGAGATAATATCCAATACGTAACTACAGAACAAAATAATGCAGGTAGCAATTATATTCTTTCAAGGTTAGAGCAACATACATTTGGTTTAACAATACGGGGCAACTTAATTATAAGACCAAACTTATCTCTTCAATATTATGCTCAACCTTTTGCTTCTAGAGGAGACTATCATGATTTTAAAAGAGTAGAAACACCAAAGGCTAGTAATTATTCAGACCGATTCCATCAATTTTCATCAGATGAAATCACTTACAATAATACATCAGAACAGTATACTGTAATTAACCAAGATGGAAATTATACTTTTGACAAGCCCGATTTTGATGTAATAGATTTTAATTCTAACCTCGTACTAAGATGGGAATATATACCAGGATGTACTTTTTTTGCTGTATGGTCTCAGGGAAGAGGAGATATTATCGAACCGTTTAGAGAGTTCTCTTTTTCTGAAATTGTAAGTAATATAGCAGACTCACCCTCTGAAGATGTCTTTATTATGAAATTAACTTACCGTTTTAGAAAGTAA
- a CDS encoding alpha/beta fold hydrolase — protein MLTNSTLPKSFFLTLEQGKVECLQFGDGPKLLICIHGFGDSVNLFRHIAPAWEKEYTIVAFSLPFHGKTKWTPSYYSSRNIKSIIDAILVEFKQERFSILGYSMGGKITMYCVQKYFSDKIDRLVLCASDGLKTHILYDVSKLPRWYLESMMLLMRFPKAMFKLVGWIYKRGWLSKFLYDFFMNHFETKEQRRRFFGTATSSRYMQPDLKEVASKINQKKIPVDMYFGERDEVILLDGAIKFSKQLDNVRFFTLPKGHLLIDEDLCDIMMEDHQ, from the coding sequence ATGCTTACCAACTCAACACTTCCTAAATCATTTTTTTTAACCTTAGAGCAAGGAAAGGTAGAATGCTTGCAATTTGGTGATGGTCCTAAACTATTAATTTGTATCCATGGTTTTGGAGACAGTGTTAATTTATTTAGACATATTGCTCCTGCGTGGGAAAAAGAATATACCATTGTTGCTTTTTCTCTTCCTTTTCATGGTAAAACAAAGTGGACTCCCTCCTATTATTCTTCTCGGAATATAAAGAGTATTATAGATGCGATATTAGTAGAATTTAAGCAAGAACGGTTTTCTATTTTAGGGTACAGTATGGGAGGTAAAATCACTATGTATTGCGTACAAAAATACTTTAGTGATAAAATTGATAGGTTAGTTTTATGTGCTTCAGATGGTTTAAAAACACATATTTTATACGATGTTTCTAAATTACCAAGATGGTATTTAGAATCTATGATGCTATTAATGCGTTTTCCTAAAGCAATGTTTAAACTAGTTGGTTGGATTTATAAAAGAGGTTGGCTTTCTAAATTCTTGTATGATTTCTTTATGAATCATTTTGAGACAAAAGAGCAACGGAGACGATTTTTTGGAACAGCAACTTCATCAAGGTATATGCAACCTGATTTAAAGGAAGTCGCTTCTAAAATCAATCAGAAAAAAATACCAGTGGATATGTATTTTGGGGAGAGAGATGAGGTGATACTTCTCGATGGGGCTATTAAATTTTCAAAACAATTAGATAACGTACGTTTCTTTACTTTACCAAAAGGCCACCTTTTAATAGATGAGGATTTATGTGATATAATGATGGAAGATCATCAATAA
- a CDS encoding 50S ribosomal protein L25/general stress protein Ctc encodes MKIVEIVGYKRESLGKKSSKDLRNEGLSPCVVYGGEEPIHFAVPMYLFKDIIYTPEVCFVKINIEGVEKTAILQDYQLHPISEVLLHADFLELKEDTPIKMDVPLSFSGKSPGIQQGGKLVAKIRKIKVKALPANMPENVEVSIEGMELGKSVRVGAIKPDNYEILYNDSVTVASVTIPRALRSAMDAAAE; translated from the coding sequence TACAAGCGTGAGTCTTTAGGTAAAAAAAGCTCTAAAGATTTAAGAAATGAAGGTCTTTCTCCATGTGTAGTATATGGTGGCGAAGAGCCTATCCACTTTGCTGTACCAATGTACTTGTTCAAAGACATCATTTATACTCCTGAAGTATGTTTCGTAAAAATCAACATCGAAGGTGTTGAGAAAACGGCTATCCTTCAAGATTACCAACTTCACCCAATCTCTGAAGTATTGCTTCACGCAGACTTCTTAGAATTGAAAGAAGATACTCCTATCAAAATGGACGTTCCTTTATCTTTCTCTGGTAAATCTCCTGGTATCCAACAAGGTGGTAAACTAGTTGCTAAAATCAGAAAGATTAAAGTAAAAGCACTTCCTGCTAACATGCCAGAAAACGTTGAAGTATCTATCGAAGGTATGGAACTTGGTAAGTCGGTACGTGTTGGTGCTATCAAGCCTGATAACTACGAGATCCTTTATAACGACTCAGTTACAGTTGCATCAGTTACTATTCCAAGAGCTTTACGTTCAGCTATGGACGCAGCAGCAGAGTAA